From the genome of Ananas comosus cultivar F153 unplaced genomic scaffold, ASM154086v1, whole genome shotgun sequence:
AGTGTAAGGACTGAATTTTTGACAGTATAACTAAACTCTccgttgatgatgtttatgtgtgtaatttaattacataagcactcgtcaagtttcaggaaaaaatgagctaaaacggagaagttacgcgattattagttttcacttaagtgaatagtaactccggtttttcggtgaagccacggagtagagttggctttctacgcgtatcggactccgttcatagcggtccaatagctcgtttcgaccggttcagctattttggaactactggcgctgacggattttgagtttgacgcacgaatttcgagaaaatccaaaaatacatattttatatgtatttatgtgttattccttctattggaaagaaagtttggattttgtcgtgaatccgtggtcgatcgtggtgaaacaaaatcgtagctttgttgtctccgaggtgctgatcgtactggtgcaatccgttcgcaaatctgacggacggatctgcggagatcgcacgttgatcgaggagaggtcggtgttggaaaatgggtaatttcgcaaaagatgcgacattttatgtaccgaatcgcatGAGATCAAACGTGGAGGTGCGTACATGcgatttactcgcgctgtgaaggACTGGGTTGGAAACAACCAGTTCCGGAGGACTTTGGTGCAAAGTGGCATATGGTATATAATATACCTttagggtttctatgcacgaaaccctagttTCGGCCAACCTAGTCTTTCAGCTATGCCCTAGGTAGCTTCAGCAGGCTCTTACCCTAGCCGTGCTCGCGCTCCGGCCGCCGGCGTGcgactccggccgccggaaaagccgGGTTTGCTCTTCCTCCACCTTCCTCTCCATCTTGCTGCCTCTTTCCTGGCCGTGGACCACCCTGGGGACATCCACTCGCGTCGGGCCCTCTCTTTTGGCCGCGCCCGACCTCCGTCAGCCTCCCCCGCCAGTCGCCGCCGGTCACCTGCTGGGCTCCCTATGGCCGAGCTGGGCCAGATCGGGCCGAGCCCAGGCTGGCTCCCCTCTCGTGCGCTGCCGCTGCCTAGATCGGGCCGGGCCGCCCTCccccggagccccggcgacctccgccgccggccccaCCGTCAGCgcacgccgccggagccgcccaAGCTTCCTGCGGCCACCTGCAatcacccaggccgagcctgggcGATCTCTGCATCCGCGCGCCGCATCCGCCTCGAGGCGGGCCGCCCCGCCTCCCTTTGCTGTCGGCGACCTCACGCGCGTGTTCCCGGCGTCCCCGACCACCGCCGGTCGCCGCCTGAAGCTCCTGCAGCCGCCCAGACTTGGTGCGGGCCGAGGCTGAGCCTTCGTGGCCTCCGCGCGTCGCCACCGCCTATGGTGGGGAGCACCACCTCCCCCTCGGCCTCCTCCGCCGATTcgtcgccgccccgacctcctccggccgccgccgcgccgccgggaagaTCGAACCCGAGAAGGAGTGGGTAAAgtcgatctcctccgccgcgccaccggttgcCTCCCGCCGCCGTCCAGCACCATCCCCGGACCTCTCGGACCGACTGCTTCCATCtccggccggaccgcccgcctcccgaccgccggcggccaaccctagctcccccCTCACTGTGAGTGTCCATTTATGCAGCCCAGCACTGTTTTCCCACTTTCCGGTAACTATTCCGGCTATCCGAATGGTCTTTTTGacctcgggaagtgagcacgatgatccttaggtcgtgctgaacatcgttcTCACTTCCGTCGAGCCCTGCGATGCCTTGGTTGCTCGGGCAACCGTGATCTTCTTGCGGTGCGCGCTGCTTCGCTGACCTTCGCGTCGCTTGTGCGCGCACCGCAGTCGCCGAATGTGCTCCGAATGGTGAGCACGGTCTCGGGCACGCTGAAATCTATCAGCGGGTGCGACGGTTGACCCAGCGAACCTCGTATCGCAAGATCGGGCCATTAAAACTGTCGAAAATCgcataaaatgatagattttagGGTTCATGATGTGCTTTCTTGCATATAACTTCGACTCGGTCGCTGTGGACAGCGTGTAAACGctgagggtaacctctggactgatcgtccaaggccccaagccactGCGGAGATCGAAAAGCCGCTTTCGGGGCGTTTCATGGCGAAATTCGTCGACGGAATGCGATCTTAGTTCGGTTTTTATCCGACGATGCCTCGGGATCAGTTGTGATGTCGCTAAACCTTCTTGGCAGGTCACCCGTGTCGTTTCGggggttcggaaacgacgggtgagcgactgGTGGGTCTCGGTGtcaaaaatgacactttcgggaacccggttCGAGACGTTTAGTCAACGATGTTTGTTCCGAGGCGAAGTGTGGTGCTTGCTGCCAATGTGGGTTATTATAGAGTATTAGTGGCAGCGGTTGACTCCCAGTTGGAGTTGGGGAGTTCCGGGACAATTAGTGGACCCCCGGCGAAGCCCCGGTGCGATATTCGGGACACCCGGTGTGattcggcaatcggttttgggaaaccgattcccgtggttCCTTGTCTGGGGATTTTATATTAGTTGCTGACATTAGGGTTTCCTTCTGATCTTGTGGactcttcgtaggtccggttgctCTGTTCCCCGCCGTCGTGAGATCTGATCCAGACTTgtataggtgggtacttcgatccgacgtcggtacagtggtgcacgctcggtgatggtttcttacctttgctctttcgttattatctaacatatatatatcttgatatatagtgttgagcctagcaccatgtTGTTTAGTTACACTCTACTCGGCTGTTCTCTttatatcatgagtaggagtagagtagttacaCCATAtttctttattgctctacttagctattctgtaaatcctgtatcatgtttag
Proteins encoded in this window:
- the LOC109704451 gene encoding serine/arginine repetitive matrix protein 1-like, producing the protein MRFTRAVKDWVGNNQFRRTLVASAGSYPSRARAPAAGVRLRPPEKPGLLFLHLPLHLAASFLAVDHPGDIHSRRALSFGRARPPSASPASRRRSPAGLPMAELGQIGPSPGWLPSRALPLPRSGRAALPRSPGDLRRRPHRQRTPPEPPKLPAATCNHPGRAWAISASARRIRLEAGRPASLCCRRPHARVPGVPDHRRSPPEAPAAAQTWCGPRLSLRGLRASPPPMVGSTTSPSASSADSSPPRPPPAAAAPPGRSNPRRSRAEHRSHFRRALRCLGCSGNRDLLAVRAASLTFASLVRAPQSPNVLRMRVNAEGNLWTDRPRPQATAEIEKPLSGRFMAKFVDGMRS